One Spiroplasma endosymbiont of Nebria brevicollis DNA window includes the following coding sequences:
- a CDS encoding ferritin — translation MIKKINDDLNQYISEHLKYQMLSLKLSNDANQKGFPGFAHFYQVEAADAVVHIRKIANYLMDQDAEVEIKDIKVPTFTTKNIEETMKKLKSTKEELLDLTNKLVKSARDNNDNLTAKFYDWFLIDFYEEIAFEKDLLDWIAMSNSNLYKIDKRLVKTEEPDTLKVIVPFYEPE, via the coding sequence ATGATTAAAAAAATTAATGATGATTTAAACCAATATATCAGTGAACATTTAAAATATCAAATGCTAAGTTTAAAATTAAGTAATGATGCTAATCAAAAAGGCTTTCCTGGCTTTGCTCACTTTTATCAAGTTGAAGCTGCTGATGCAGTTGTTCATATTCGTAAAATTGCTAATTATTTAATGGACCAAGATGCAGAAGTTGAAATTAAAGACATTAAAGTTCCAACATTTACTACAAAAAATATTGAAGAAACAATGAAAAAACTAAAATCTACTAAAGAAGAATTACTTGACCTTACTAATAAATTAGTTAAAAGTGCACGTGACAATAACGACAATTTAACAGCAAAATTCTATGACTGATTTTTAATTGATTTCTATGAAGAAATTGCTTTTGAAAAAGATTTACTAGATTGAATTGCTATGTCAAATAGTAACCTTTATAAGATTGATAAACGTTTAGTTAAAACAGAAGAACCTGATACTTTAAAAGTTATTGTTCCGTTTTATGAACCTGAATAA
- a CDS encoding IS1595 family transposase: MNKTPSMAYLSSATDLTKELGVTYKTAWRMDHEIRNRIAKQESQLIINGIPQMDEMYLSHMGSKKQGRSLLNKTLIVGIYEKTTNNLIVKVLKKADKKNLLKFALQHISVSCPLFTDSWKGYQSFKTSYPKHETVNHQFGYVSSNGVNTNQIESVWKHLRKTFRTHVRVSKENIHLYVKESAYKFNKLLTFETLMLCLL, encoded by the coding sequence ATGAATAAAACACCAAGCATGGCATACCTCTCCTCTGCAACAGATCTTACAAAAGAATTAGGTGTGACTTATAAAACAGCTTGAAGAATGGATCATGAAATCAGAAATAGAATTGCAAAACAAGAATCACAACTCATTATCAATGGCATCCCACAAATGGATGAAATGTATCTTTCACATATGGGTTCAAAAAAACAAGGGAGATCTTTGTTGAATAAAACATTGATTGTTGGCATTTATGAAAAAACAACCAATAATTTAATTGTGAAAGTTTTAAAAAAAGCAGACAAGAAAAACCTTTTGAAGTTTGCTTTGCAGCACATTTCTGTTAGCTGTCCATTGTTTACTGATTCTTGAAAAGGATATCAAAGTTTTAAAACTTCTTATCCTAAACATGAAACAGTAAATCATCAATTTGGTTATGTGTCATCAAATGGTGTCAACACAAATCAAATTGAGTCAGTGTGAAAACATTTGAGGAAGACTTTCAGAACTCATGTCAGGGTTTCAAAAGAAAACATTCACTTATATGTCAAAGAATCTGCATATAAGTTTAATAAACTTCTAACTTTTGAAACACTGATGTTGTGCTTACTATAA
- a CDS encoding PD-(D/E)XK nuclease family protein, with translation MNKLVFKKDTHQYFIKNKELISVSKIINNYLGSNYDNVPKDVLKNAAVRGQWVHKLNELYLQNINKENIINDLLNKLKPLTNEINYSYCEKSLIFLKEKFIDKDNFEFIIEEPISHNYVAGIPDLIYLDKKQDKYFLIDYKTYAVIDKNKLQRIKLQLTAYYWLLIKNGFQKLSNITYVYLTNKKEQKEIEITIQDLHEWNMALLSYKEWKETEK, from the coding sequence ATGAATAAATTAGTTTTTAAAAAAGATACACATCAATATTTTATTAAAAATAAAGAATTAATTTCAGTTTCTAAAATTATTAATAATTATTTAGGTTCAAATTATGATAATGTTCCAAAAGATGTTTTAAAAAATGCTGCAGTTCGTGGACAATGAGTTCATAAACTTAATGAATTATATTTACAAAATATAAATAAAGAAAATATTATTAATGATTTATTAAATAAATTAAAACCTTTAACAAATGAAATAAATTATTCTTATTGTGAAAAATCATTAATATTTTTAAAAGAAAAATTTATTGATAAAGATAATTTTGAATTTATTATTGAAGAACCAATTAGTCATAATTATGTAGCAGGTATACCAGATTTAATATATTTAGATAAAAAACAAGATAAATATTTTTTGATTGATTATAAAACTTATGCTGTAATTGATAAAAATAAATTACAAAGAATTAAATTACAATTAACTGCTTATTATTGATTATTAATTAAAAATGGTTTTCAAAAATTATCTAATATTACTTATGTATATTTAACAAATAAAAAAGAACAAAAAGAAATTGAAATAACAATTCAAGATTTACATGAATGAAATATGGCTTTATTAAGTTATAAAGAATGAAAAGAAACGGAGAAATAA
- a CDS encoding recombinase RecT translates to MTNNLTNTNKNQLTIEQWFTNKNQGSIINEKEIQRFKSNVLAIKNQLGLINANLVTILEACYQATLLQLPLEKNFGYCWVVPFKGKAQFQMGYKGYIQLAQRSQQYKRINAIEIKENELKKIDYLKDEIKFKFIENPLERLKAKTIGYCAYFKLQNGYEKYLYMSKEEIENHFNTYSETYKKNKRFIVSDFDSMAKKTVLTQLLRKWGIMSVELQTAYENYQAVITETEKIYIDNPNTNTNYEEVLNKLNEEEQLIENFEI, encoded by the coding sequence ATGACTAATAATTTAACTAATACTAATAAAAATCAATTAACTATTGAACAATGATTTACTAATAAAAATCAAGGAAGTATTATTAATGAAAAAGAAATACAAAGATTTAAAAGTAATGTATTAGCAATTAAAAATCAATTAGGTTTAATAAATGCTAATTTAGTAACTATTTTAGAAGCATGTTATCAAGCAACGTTATTACAATTACCATTAGAAAAAAACTTTGGTTATTGTTGAGTTGTACCTTTTAAAGGTAAAGCACAATTTCAAATGGGATATAAAGGTTACATACAACTTGCTCAAAGAAGTCAACAATATAAAAGAATTAATGCTATTGAAATTAAAGAAAATGAATTAAAAAAAATAGATTATTTAAAAGATGAAATAAAATTTAAATTTATAGAAAATCCATTAGAAAGATTAAAAGCAAAAACAATAGGTTATTGTGCTTATTTTAAACTTCAAAATGGTTATGAAAAATATTTATATATGAGTAAAGAAGAAATAGAAAATCATTTTAATACTTATAGTGAAACTTATAAAAAAAATAAAAGATTTATTGTTAGTGATTTTGATAGTATGGCTAAAAAAACTGTTTTAACTCAATTATTGAGAAAATGGGGTATTATGTCAGTTGAATTACAAACTGCTTATGAAAATTACCAAGCAGTTATTACTGAAACTGAAAAAATATATATTGATAATCCAAATACTAATACAAATTATGAAGAAGTATTAAATAAATTAAATGAAGAAGAACAATTAATAGAAAATTTTGAAATTTAA
- a CDS encoding two-component regulator propeller domain-containing protein: MVYKVKNKEIIATKVIGIENNSSIEEIAIDGKDNVFFATSTGGYELKYNENWITKITDINTQVRTIAVDSQGNIIIGTDNQSAYLLFATELVKEKPKAVLINELENKSSINVIAVDNQNNVYYGLHNGLYIIENNQKMPIKVNEINSSVFTIKIFKSTCSSKSDFSCCME, encoded by the coding sequence ATGGTATATAAAGTTAAAAATAAAGAAATAATAGCTACTAAGGTAATTGGCATAGAAAATAATTCTAGTATTGAAGAAATAGCAATTGATGGTAAAGATAATGTTTTCTTTGCAACATCTACAGGTGGATATGAATTAAAATATAATGAAAATTGAATTACAAAAATTACTGATATAAATACACAAGTAAGAACAATAGCAGTAGATAGTCAAGGTAATATTATAATTGGAACAGATAATCAAAGTGCTTATTTATTGTTTGCTACTGAATTAGTAAAAGAAAAGCCAAAAGCTGTTCTAATTAATGAATTAGAAAATAAAAGCAGCATTAATGTAATTGCTGTTGATAATCAAAATAATGTGTATTATGGTTTACATAATGGATTATATATTATAGAAAATAATCAAAAAATGCCAATTAAAGTAAATGAAATAAACAGTTCTGTGTTTACTATTAAAATATTTAAAAGTACTTGTTCTTCTAAATCTGATTTTTCTTGTTGCATGGAATAA
- a CDS encoding ABC transporter permease subunit gives MISFIKSQFKIVKIEIIIFFILLLIWTVPTLIQEYFSPYEIIDKYNGYYSSTGGPGGSLLFKFFFFIPSMILLPIFGVILVNKLLLKEISKGYFSSWLTTSMSRQKILNSKFFVILSSILFLNISILLMQLILFSSIFKDFNSQMALYLFLYFLSLIFFSILFTSITWFISCYFCDKQSLSIALISGVLTVFFVFYIIGHYASEIKGLENLKYFDYFTIMSFLKPIIFNNPTHNQGVNLGNIQNFDFVNFAWQIPVVLILIGGLFILGNWFFSKKDLFL, from the coding sequence ATGATTAGTTTTATAAAATCACAATTTAAAATTGTAAAAATTGAAATAATAATATTTTTTATATTGTTATTAATTTGAACTGTCCCAACGTTAATTCAAGAGTATTTTTCACCTTATGAAATTATTGATAAATATAATGGATATTATTCTAGTACTGGTGGCCCAGGAGGTTCATTACTTTTTAAATTTTTCTTTTTTATTCCTTCAATGATATTATTACCTATTTTTGGTGTTATTTTAGTAAATAAACTTTTATTAAAAGAAATAAGTAAGGGTTATTTTAGTTCTTGATTAACAACATCTATGTCAAGACAAAAAATTTTAAATTCTAAATTTTTTGTAATTTTATCATCAATTTTATTTTTAAATATTTCTATTTTATTAATGCAATTGATTTTATTTTCTTCTATTTTTAAAGATTTTAATAGTCAAATGGCTTTATATCTTTTTTTATATTTTTTGTCACTTATATTTTTTTCAATTTTATTTACATCTATTACTTGATTTATTAGTTGTTATTTTTGTGATAAACAATCTTTATCTATTGCTTTAATTAGTGGAGTTTTAACTGTTTTTTTTGTATTTTATATAATTGGACATTATGCTTCTGAAATTAAAGGTTTAGAAAATTTGAAATATTTTGATTATTTTACTATTATGTCTTTTTTAAAACCAATTATTTTTAATAATCCCACTCATAATCAAGGTGTAAATCTTGGTAATATTCAAAATTTTGATTTTGTCAATTTTGCTTGACAAATTCCTGTCGTGTTAATTTTAATTGGTGGTTTATTTATTTTGGGAAATTGATTTTTTTCTAAAAAAGATTTATTTTTATAA
- a CDS encoding ABC transporter ATP-binding protein: MKVIDLNNITKKYESNVGCFNINITVNKGTVYGFIGPNGAGKTTLIRQMVGFIKSDEGNGTILGYDIWKNSKEIMAKTGYLSGEVMLPEYMTGINYLKTIADIRNNVDWNYTKKLIEYFDFNPKTKIKKMSKGMKQKIAIISAFMHKPELLILDEPTSGLDPLMQKKFDKLVDNFKKENKTIFMSSHIFGEIENNCDKVGIIKNGKIISEVLIEDIKNNSEKNYEIKFSKNVDYNNFISSKKWNIVNKNNKNKILTIFISNAEIDNFLKEISVYKIDYFRELPFDLEKFFIKYYEKEIEFND; the protein is encoded by the coding sequence ATGAAAGTTATAGATTTAAATAATATTACTAAAAAATATGAATCTAATGTTGGATGTTTTAATATAAATATTACAGTGAATAAAGGAACTGTTTATGGTTTTATTGGACCTAATGGTGCTGGAAAAACTACTTTAATACGACAAATGGTCGGTTTTATTAAATCTGATGAAGGTAATGGAACCATTTTAGGTTATGACATCTGAAAAAATTCAAAAGAAATTATGGCAAAAACGGGATATTTATCTGGTGAAGTTATGTTACCTGAATATATGACCGGCATCAATTATTTAAAAACAATTGCTGATATTCGTAATAATGTTGATTGAAATTATACAAAAAAATTAATTGAATATTTTGATTTTAATCCAAAAACAAAAATTAAAAAAATGTCAAAAGGTATGAAACAAAAAATAGCCATTATTTCTGCATTTATGCATAAACCTGAACTTTTAATTTTAGATGAGCCAACAAGTGGATTAGATCCTTTAATGCAAAAAAAATTTGATAAATTAGTTGATAATTTTAAAAAAGAAAATAAAACAATATTCATGAGTTCTCATATTTTTGGTGAAATTGAAAATAATTGTGATAAAGTTGGAATTATAAAAAACGGAAAAATAATTTCAGAAGTATTAATTGAGGACATAAAAAATAATTCTGAAAAAAATTATGAAATAAAATTTTCAAAAAATGTTGATTATAATAATTTTATTTCTTCTAAAAAGTGAAATATTGTAAATAAAAATAATAAAAACAAAATTTTAACTATTTTTATTTCAAATGCTGAAATTGATAATTTTTTAAAAGAAATTTCAGTTTATAAAATTGATTATTTCAGAGAACTACCATTTGATTTAGAAAAATTTTTTATTAAGTATTATGAAAAGGAGATAGAATTTAATGATTAG
- a CDS encoding replication initiation protein has protein sequence MEGICSKFNLEEEKILHLIFSQIKPNEKNDTIFKLLKLDFFNKLELKSDDKYTRYAKIIEGLINKSWMKIKDEKNNPMRGYVVSASRWNYNEPFFEVELSRMFMPLLQQLVRDYTKIELDSVLKLKSKHSLTLYKWLCSWTDESKKTNQRYLTTKELKELLGLSIDDYVCKGKFNRTDFERYTIKVAINEISEKTNLSVQFKKNKKGNKIQNYEFTWTKKNIEKPQNTKDKNTPVKIGKREKNSTK, from the coding sequence TTGGAGGGAATATGTAGTAAATTTAACTTAGAAGAAGAAAAAATTTTGCATTTAATTTTTAGTCAAATAAAACCTAATGAAAAAAATGATACTATTTTTAAATTATTGAAGTTAGATTTTTTTAATAAATTAGAGTTAAAAAGTGATGATAAATATACAAGATATGCAAAAATTATTGAAGGATTGATAAATAAAAGTTGAATGAAAATAAAAGATGAAAAAAATAATCCAATGCGGGGGTATGTTGTTAGTGCTTCGCGTTGAAATTATAATGAACCATTTTTTGAAGTTGAATTAAGTAGAATGTTTATGCCACTATTACAACAGTTAGTGCGTGATTATACAAAAATTGAATTAGATAGTGTGTTAAAATTAAAATCAAAACATTCTTTAACATTATATAAATGATTATGTTCTTGAACTGATGAAAGTAAAAAAACAAATCAAAGATATTTAACAACCAAAGAATTAAAAGAATTGTTAGGTTTAAGTATTGATGATTATGTTTGTAAAGGTAAATTTAATCGTACTGATTTTGAAAGATATACAATAAAAGTTGCTATTAATGAAATAAGTGAAAAAACAAATCTTTCTGTTCAATTTAAGAAAAATAAAAAAGGTAATAAGATTCAAAATTATGAATTCACTTGAACAAAGAAAAATATTGAAAAACCACAAAATACTAAAGACAAAAATACACCAGTAAAAATTGGAAAAAGAGAAAAAAATTCAACAAAATAA
- a CDS encoding SGNH/GDSL hydrolase family protein, which translates to MKKIIKNILLSISIISSSNLGLIACSSEKENEILNYSNFYVLGDSLSDTGAGTFAQNQYLENSNNKFKHFQLDEPYYNNSWSNNKVASQLIAEKININFKPGWLFTLNDKIYQNYGNNYAFGGEVADSSNHNLVIKSFDLKNQTKALLSQHKLQKKDLIWVEIGANDISSLMNKTDPIIINNKINNVINEEIKAINLLIANGAKQIIISDVPDLTLTPKVKKILNNNQEKIKTASKICIKYQETWNQMIIKLKNIYKNIIIPFFLSKELETDMINFKNKIPNGIIETSATYSKMITKKEIYSYKPIFNSGVNASNLNKYFYFDEFHPGMWFHQQMANHIIDILQNN; encoded by the coding sequence ATGAAAAAAATAATTAAAAATATTTTATTATCAATATCAATTATTTCATCATCAAACTTAGGATTAATTGCTTGTTCGTCTGAAAAAGAAAATGAAATACTAAATTATAGTAATTTTTATGTCTTAGGTGATAGTTTATCAGATACTGGTGCAGGGACATTCGCACAAAATCAATATTTAGAAAATAGTAATAATAAATTCAAACATTTCCAATTAGATGAACCTTATTATAATAATTCTTGAAGTAATAACAAAGTAGCTTCACAATTAATTGCTGAAAAAATTAATATAAATTTTAAACCTGGATGATTATTTACGCTTAATGATAAAATATATCAAAATTATGGTAATAATTATGCTTTTGGTGGAGAAGTTGCAGATAGTAGTAATCATAATTTAGTGATTAAATCCTTTGATTTAAAAAATCAAACAAAAGCATTATTATCACAACACAAATTACAAAAAAAAGATTTAATTTGAGTAGAAATAGGTGCTAATGATATTAGTAGTCTAATGAATAAAACCGACCCTATTATTATTAATAATAAAATTAATAATGTAATAAATGAAGAAATAAAAGCAATTAATTTATTAATTGCAAATGGTGCAAAACAAATAATTATTAGTGATGTTCCTGATTTAACATTAACACCAAAAGTTAAAAAAATATTAAATAATAACCAAGAAAAAATCAAAACAGCGAGTAAAATATGCATTAAATATCAAGAAACATGAAACCAAATGATAATAAAATTGAAAAATATTTACAAAAATATTATTATTCCGTTTTTTCTTTCAAAGGAATTAGAAACTGATATGATTAATTTTAAAAATAAAATTCCAAATGGAATTATTGAAACCAGTGCTACATATTCTAAAATGATAACCAAAAAAGAAATTTATTCTTATAAACCAATTTTTAATTCTGGAGTTAATGCAAGTAATTTAAATAAATATTTTTATTTTGATGAATTTCATCCAGGGATGTGATTTCATCAACAAATGGCAAATCATATCATCGACATTTTACAAAATAATTAA
- a CDS encoding DNA alkylation repair protein translates to MTLEKFVEEIKILKSILNKWNKTLSLETKKQLFVTLYLQKNHEFQYTAIEFLKFWWKKNLTFNDLNWLLPIIKYNIWWDTTDYFDDIFGVLIFI, encoded by the coding sequence ATGACTTTAGAAAAATTTGTTGAAGAAATAAAAATATTAAAATCAATATTAAATAAATGAAATAAAACTTTATCTTTAGAAACTAAAAAACAATTATTTGTAACATTATATTTACAAAAAAATCATGAATTTCAATATACAGCAATAGAATTTTTAAAATTTTGATGAAAGAAAAATTTAACTTTTAATGATTTAAATTGATTGTTACCAATTATTAAGTATAATATTTGATGAGATACTACTGATTACTTTGATGATATTTTTGGTGTTCTTATATTTATTTAA